The sequence below is a genomic window from Cedecea neteri.
GTTGGGCTGAATAAGTGAGGATTGATTTAATTATATTATTTATCATTGATTTATGCTGTTGTGTGTATCCTTCGGCATGGGTAGCGATAAGTGATACACTACGCACGAAAATGGACACGTTGTCAGTGAACAGGTAGCTGTAGAGCCTGGGGCGGTAGCGTGCTTTTTTGTTTAAACAATTTCTGAACCTCATACCAAAAGAGCCTCTTGTGGAAAAGCGATTCAAAAATGTCTTGATCATTAAAATGCGATTTCATGGGGACATGTTGCTGACAACGCCAGTAATCAGTACGGTAAAACGTAACTACCCCGACGCTAAAATTGATGTGTTACTGTATGATGATACAAAACCAATTTTGTCAGAAAACTCAGAAATAAATACGCTGCTGGGTGTTAGTAAGAAAAAAGAATCATTAAGAAATAAGGTACATAATTTTTATCACTTGTTAAAAATTTTACGTAAAAATAAATATGATTTAGTGATAAATTTAACCGATCAATGGTTAATTGCTTTATTAGTTCGTTTCCTTCCTGCAGGTATAAAGCTTTCTCACGATTTTCCGCATCGCCAAAAGGCTTTCTGGGTAAATAGTTTTACTCATCTCGTTCCAGTTGTTGGCGATCATGTTGTTGAGCGGAATTTGTCTGTGCTAGCTCCTTTGGGAATTAAGGACTATGTTACTGAGCTTTCAATGCATTATAAAAAAGCTGACTGGGATAATATTCAGGATCAATTGAATAAGCTTGATGTCACGCAGCGATACATTGTTATTCAGCCTACAGCAAGACAGATCTTTAAATGTTGGGATAACATTAAGTTTAGTCAGTTAATTGACCATATTCACGATCGTGGTTACTCAGTTGTTTTGACTTCCGGGCCTGGTAATGAAGATTTGGATTGTATTCATGATATCGCTACTGAATGCAAAATAACTCCCGTGACAGCGTTGGCAGGTAAAACAACATTTCCTGAATTGGCAGCTCTGATTCAACATGCTGCTTTATTCATCGGTGTCGACTCTGCGCCTATGCACATTGCGGCGGCTGTGAATACGCCCATTATATGCTTATTTGGGGCAACAGATCATATTGCATGGCGTCCTTGGACTAATAACATGATTTTGCTTTGGGCTGGAAACTATCAGGCCATGCCTTCAAGAGATAATCTCGATCGTAGTAAAAAGTATCTTTCGGTTATTCCAGTGGAAGATGTCATTAATGCTGCGAATCAGGTTTTAAATGGCGAATATATTCACGTATAGGGAAATTTATTATGGTCATTGCAATTTGTCTTTATAAATATTTTCCTTATGGTGGATTGCAGCGTGATTTTATGCGAATCGCCTCAACTATTGCGAATCGTGGGCATCACGTTAGAGTTTATACTCGCTCGTGGCAAGGAGAACGTTCCCCTGACTTTGAATATGTTGATGTCCCTGTTTCAGCATATTCAAATCATAAACGTGATAAGCAGTATTCAGAATGGGTATTAGCGCATTTATCCCGGCATCCTGTAGATTGTGTTCTTGGTTTCAATAAAATGCCTGGGCTGGATTATTATTATGCTGCGGATATTTGTTATGTTGCAAAAGTCGCAAAAGAAAAAGGTTTCTTTTATCGTCTGACTGGGCGATATAAACATTACTCTCAATTTGAGAATGCTGTGTTTCATCGGGGCGGAAAAACAAAACTGCTTATGCTTACCGGTAATCAAATAAGTGATTTTAAACGCTTTTATAATACCGAGTCAGAGCGTTTTCAGCATCTCCCGCCGGGTGTTTATCCGGATAGAAAATACAGTAATCAGGAAAATAATAGCAGAAGTATTTATCGCGAAAAAAATGGCATAGCCGATGACTGTTTTTTGGTGCTGCAGGTAGGATCTGATTTCTCAAGAAAAGGTGTCGATCGGTCTATAATAGCACTTGCAGCACTGCCTGAAGAAATACGTAAGCAAACCAGTTTATTTGTTGTTGGCCAGGATGAACCCCGTGCATTTGCCGCGTTAGCCGAAAAATTAGGGGTAACAGCTAACGTACATTTCTTCGCCGGCCGTGATGATGTTGCCGGTTTAATGACAGCGGCAGATCTATTAATTCATCCCGCCAAACAAGAAGCTGCCGGAATTGTATTGGTAGAAGCGATTGCCGCTGGTTTACCTGTATTGGTGACCGAATGTTGTGGTTATGCACATTATATTGCTTCAGCACAGTGTGGTGTGGTGTGCAGTGAGCCCTTCCAGCAGGATGTCCTGAATCAGGCAATGTATAAAGCGCTGTCTGACTCCTCTCTTCGGGAAGCATGGAGAAAAAATGCAAGGCATTA
It includes:
- the rfaQ gene encoding lipopolysaccharide core heptosyltransferase RfaQ — encoded protein: MEKRFKNVLIIKMRFHGDMLLTTPVISTVKRNYPDAKIDVLLYDDTKPILSENSEINTLLGVSKKKESLRNKVHNFYHLLKILRKNKYDLVINLTDQWLIALLVRFLPAGIKLSHDFPHRQKAFWVNSFTHLVPVVGDHVVERNLSVLAPLGIKDYVTELSMHYKKADWDNIQDQLNKLDVTQRYIVIQPTARQIFKCWDNIKFSQLIDHIHDRGYSVVLTSGPGNEDLDCIHDIATECKITPVTALAGKTTFPELAALIQHAALFIGVDSAPMHIAAAVNTPIICLFGATDHIAWRPWTNNMILLWAGNYQAMPSRDNLDRSKKYLSVIPVEDVINAANQVLNGEYIHV
- a CDS encoding glycosyltransferase family 4 protein, which gives rise to MVIAICLYKYFPYGGLQRDFMRIASTIANRGHHVRVYTRSWQGERSPDFEYVDVPVSAYSNHKRDKQYSEWVLAHLSRHPVDCVLGFNKMPGLDYYYAADICYVAKVAKEKGFFYRLTGRYKHYSQFENAVFHRGGKTKLLMLTGNQISDFKRFYNTESERFQHLPPGVYPDRKYSNQENNSRSIYREKNGIADDCFLVLQVGSDFSRKGVDRSIIALAALPEEIRKQTSLFVVGQDEPRAFAALAEKLGVTANVHFFAGRDDVAGLMTAADLLIHPAKQEAAGIVLVEAIAAGLPVLVTECCGYAHYIASAQCGVVCSEPFQQDVLNQAMYKALSDSSLREAWRKNARHYTDTQDLFSLPERVADIITGKIDG